The Setaria viridis chromosome 9, Setaria_viridis_v4.0, whole genome shotgun sequence sequence atttaaactTAATTGACTTCCTGGGAAGCGTGGGAAGGGAGAATTGCGTTCTTTTCGGTAGGGAGTGGGCAGAAGACGACGACTAGGCGTGCTTCCCTTGGAAATGTCGTGCCGGCCTTGGATTGCTAAGCTGCGGTCAGTGCCAATTTTCAACGCATGgatttgatttgaatttgatgGGCCCTATGCTATATGACTGACAGTTAATATCTCTATTTGATAAAAAAGAGCAATAATAAAAACTAAATTACCCAACAATTTACTTTATGAGCTATGTGAATTTGTCTTGCATTCTAGTATTATTATGGAAATAAAAGGACGGATCAAGTTCTGTGGCGATGCGCGGTTAGTTTTGATTGATGAGATGACTGATTGTTGTCGGAGGGTTTGGAGACGATTGATTGGGTGATTACCTCTTGTTGCACTCGGAGGCGACGCTGGGGGTCCGGCCGCCGGAGATGGAGGGCGTCCGGCTGGGCCGCGGCGCGGTGAAGCTCCGGGTGAGCGACCGCGGCATGTAGAAGTTGAGCAGGACGCCGTCGCTGCTGCTGCGGAAGCTGCTCCCGCCGCCGACGCTCCCGCtgtcccgccgccgcgcggacgCCCTCCGCTCCGGCttccccgccggcctccctgACCCCGACCGCGCGGCCGGGTCCGGCTGCTCCTTCCCCTCGGACGGCggcacgggcgcgggcgcggcggtgtCGGCGGCTTCTTCGTTGGCGTCGACCCCGACCTTCTCGACGAGGTCGGTGAGCGAGAGCTCGTACTCAGACTCGGGGAGGTCGTGCAGCATCCCCAGcatctcctcccgccgccgcgcgatCTCCTGCGCTCGCGCCGACCCCGCGTCCATCGGCCCCGGGCTCATCCCCGGCACCcacagcctcgccgccgccgcccgctccgtTCTGGCCTGGAGCATGGCTAGCAGCTGCTCTGCTCCTATCACTACCTCAGGTGCTCGAGCTGTGCGTTTgggggtgctgctgctggagtcGTGGGTGGCTGCTGCGATGCGATATAAGAAGTGGTGGCGGTGGGGTGGAGGTGATCGATGCGCGCGACGACCCGGCGACTTGGACGGGGtggtggcgcgggaggcgacGCGCGGACGGGTACCCTCGGTACACGGCAGGCAGAGCAGGGGCGGCGCCCGCGTCCAGTCCAGAGCCAGGATTTTTGACGGGATCGGCCTGTGGGTCACGCTGGGATCTAGAAGGCGAGCGGTGTCTAGCTTTGTGCGCGTGCGACGGTGCGAGCATCCGCGTATGCCTTCGGTTGCAAGCATACAAGTCTAGAATTGGGGAGGTCCAGAAGATGGGTGAGTGACGCAGCGTCTGGCCCTGGGCAAACGCGGGTCCACCGCAGCGGCAGTCAGTCAGCGAGCTCCGCCCACGCATTGAACCAACAGTCAACAGTGCCACCATCTCAGTCTGTTTTGATCGTCCTGAATTTtggagttttttctttttttctttcttttttgaggtAAATGGTCCTGAGTTTTCATCATCGCAGGTGGTCGTTACTCTTTTCAGCAGCACTGAATTTCTCTGCACCAGCACCGCCCACATGTCCTTTCTCTGCGAAAGAAGAGGACATTTCTTATTTAACATTAGAAGATGACTTAATTCTTTCCTTGATCCTAAAATTTTTTTTATCCCTTATATAACACTGAGTTCGAACTTTCATTCCTCATTTGACATTTTCATCACTTTTATTAGTTAAGTTGGACAAAATGACCatcaaatcacctccaaaattcatgaaactttttgtagtgataaaataaa is a genomic window containing:
- the LOC117839082 gene encoding uncharacterized protein, yielding MLQARTERAAAARLWVPGMSPGPMDAGSARAQEIARRREEMLGMLHDLPESEYELSLTDLVEKVGVDANEEAADTAAPAPVPPSEGKEQPDPAARSGSGRPAGKPERRASARRRDSGSVGGGSSFRSSSDGVLLNFYMPRSLTRSFTAPRPSRTPSISGGRTPSVASECNKRERDPDAETVKCWSLLWDRRWRKSSRRDPGAPPGESAIHVASAAILKAAKHSAASPGKV